A single region of the Anas platyrhynchos isolate ZD024472 breed Pekin duck chromosome 6, IASCAAS_PekinDuck_T2T, whole genome shotgun sequence genome encodes:
- the CPN1 gene encoding carboxypeptidase N catalytic chain, translating to MARGLRPLAGALLLLEVAAAVSFVHHRYEEMVQALFRVQSECPYVSRVYSIGRSVEGRHLYVLEFSDYPGIHEPLEPEFKYVGNMHGNEVLGRELLLQLSEFLCEEYRRGSERVTRLLHNTRIHIMPSMNPDGYEVAAKQGPDSIGYLTGRNNANGVDLNRNFPDLNTFMYYSGEISGPNHHIPLPDNWKSQVEPETLAVIQWIGSYNFVLSANLHGGAVVANYPYDKSQDQRFRSHRRTVNTPTPDDKLFQKLAKTYSYAHGWMHRGWNCGDYFADGITNGASWYSLSKGMQDFNYLYTNCFEITLELSCNKFPPEKDLERQWMANREALVAFIEEIHQGIKGMVSDENNNGIAGAVISVQGISHDVTSGDMGDYFRLLLPGTYTVTASAEGYQPQTVTTTVGPAEPSLVHFQLKQDVVRKPPERKASGTRTNNKTLQKKVVPRATRRGTQR from the exons ATGGCGCGGGGGCTGCGGCCGCTGGCGGGGGCGCTGCTCCTGCTCGAGGTGGCGGCCGCCGTCAGCTTCGTCCACCACCGCTACGAGGAGATGGTGCAGGCCCTGTTCCGCGTGCAGAGCGAGTGTCCCTATGTCAGCCGCGTCTACAGCATCGGCCGCAGCGTCGAGGGCCGGCACCTCTACGTGCTGGAGTTCAGCGACTACCCCGGCATCCACGAGCCCC TGGAGCCGGAGTTCAAGTACGTCGGGAACATGCATGGGAATGAGGTGCTGGGCcgcgagctgctgctgcagctctccgaGTTCCTGTGTGAGGAGTACCGCCGGGGCAGCGAGCGCGTCACCCGCCTCCTCCACAACACGCGCATCCACATCATGCCCTCCATGAACCCCGACGGGTACGAAGTGGCTGCCAAGCAG GGCCCAGACAGCATTGGGTACTTGACGGGGAGGAACAACGCCAATGGCGTGGACTTGAACCGCAACTTCCCTGACCTCAACACATTCATGTACTACAGCGGGGAAATTAGCGGGCCGAATCACCACATCCCGCTGCCTGACAACTGGAAAAGCCAG GTGGAGCCAGAGACATTGGCTGTGATTCAGTGGATCGGCAGCTACAATTTCGTGCTGTCAGCCAACCTGCACGGCGGAGCGGTGGTGGCAAACTACCCCTACGACAAGTCTCAGGACCAGCGGTTTAGGAGCCACCGGCGCACAGTCAACACACCCACCCCTGACGACAAGTTGTTCCAGAAG TTGGCCAAGACGTACTCGTATGCCCACGGCTGGATGCACCGCGGCTGGAACTGTGGGGACTACTTCGCTGATGGCATCACGAATGGGGCATCCTGGTACTCACTCAGCAAAG GCATGCAAGACTTCAATTACCTCTACACCAACTGCTTTGAAATCACCTTGGAGCTGAGCTGCAATAAGTTTCCCCCCGAGAAGGACCTGGAGCGGCAGTGGATGGCCAACCGGGAGGCACTTGTTGCTTTCATTGAGGAG ATTCACCAGGGCATCAAAGGGATGGTGTCAGACGAGAACAACAACGGCATTGCAGGAGCAGTCATTTCTGTCCAGGGAATCAGCCATGACGTTACCTCCG GCGATATGGGGGATTATTtccggctgctgctgcctggcactTACACTGTCACAGCCTCTGCAGAGGGCTACCAGCCCCAGACAGTGACAACAACAGTGGGCCCAGCTGAACCTTCACTG GTGCATTTCCAGCTCAAACAAGATGTGGTGAGGAAGCCCCCAGAGCGTAAAGCCTCAGGCACACGCACGAACAATAAAACCCTTCAGAAGAAAGTAGTGCCAAGAGCCACCCGCCGGGGGACCCAGAGATGA